The proteins below are encoded in one region of Penaeus monodon isolate SGIC_2016 unplaced genomic scaffold, NSTDA_Pmon_1 PmonScaffold_10281, whole genome shotgun sequence:
- the LOC119568625 gene encoding cuticle protein CP14.6-like → MTPRGNVKYGSDVTFSFLLRQVVMALLTALASATPSPEPQRDDSLENGAILRDDHLLDDRLLDDRLADDYDRFNFGVEPTNGIFLSESGFGELKNVFRGAGSFSYTAPDGTPIYVEFVVDENGRGFQTHQSLLPPKSPFPRPIPKFVLDQITKAAEEGEASRTHHHLKDPNLPVGTS, encoded by the exons CGGGGAAACGTGAAGTATGGAAGTGATgtgacattttcttttctccttcgtcaGGTGGTGATGGCCCTCCTCACGGCCCTCGCGTCTGCCACCCCGTCCCCAGAGCCGCAGCGTGACGACTCCCTCGAGAACGGGGCCATTCTGAGGGACGACCACCTGCTGGACGACCGGCTGTTGGACGACCGGCTGGCAGACGACTACGACAGGTTCAACTTCGGGGTCGAGCCCACTAATGGCATCTTCCTGTCAGAGTCGGGATTCGGTGAGCTGAAGAACGTCTTCCGCGGCGCCGGCTCCTTCTC GTACACCGCTCCCGACGGCACCCCGATCTACGTGGAGTTCGTGGTGGACGAGAACGGGCGAGGCTTCCAGACCCACCAGAGCCTCCTGCCGCCCAAGTCCCCGTTCCCGAGGCCGATCCCgaagttcgtcctcgaccagatcacGAAGGCCGCTGAGGAGGGCGAAGCATCACGAACCCACCATCACCTCAAGGACCCCAACCTTCCCGTTGGGACTTCTTGA